A portion of the Lolium rigidum isolate FL_2022 chromosome 1, APGP_CSIRO_Lrig_0.1, whole genome shotgun sequence genome contains these proteins:
- the LOC124683840 gene encoding two-on-two hemoglobin-3-like — MQSLQDKASEWSGVAAADAFAIDDANVFEALGGTTQPFVDLSTNFYTRVYEDEEEWFREIFSGSKKEDAIQNQYEFLVQRMGGPPLFSQRRGHPALIGRHRPFPVTHRAAERWLHHMQQALDSTESINSDTKAKMMYFFRHTAYFLVAGNEMTRQAQGAPPCKHATSKPAE, encoded by the exons ATGCAGTCGCTGCAGGACAAGGCGTCGGAGTGGAGCGGCGTGGCGGCCGCCGACGCCTTCGCCATCGACGACGCCAACGTCTTCGAGGCGCTCGGCGGCACCACGCAGCCCTTCGTCGACCTCTCCACCAACTTCTACACCAG GGTgtatgaggacgaggaggagtggTTCCGGGAGATCTTCTCGGGGTCGAAGAAGGAGGACGCGATCCAGAACCAGTACGAGTTCCTGGTGCAGCGGATGGGCGGCCCGCCGCTCTTCTCCCAGAGGAGAG GACATCCTGCCTTGATAGGACGACATCGACCATTCCCAGTCACCCACCGAGCTGCAGAGCGATGGCTGCACCACATGCAGCAAGCTCTGGATAGTACTGAAAGTATAAACTCAGATACAAAAGCGAAGATGATGTATTTTTTCAG GCATACTGCATACTTCCTAGTTGCGGGTAATGAGATGACAAGGCAAGCCCAAGGAGCACCACCCTGCAAACATGCAACTAGCAAACCAGCTGAGTAA